One window from the genome of Haladaptatus paucihalophilus DX253 encodes:
- a CDS encoding CDC48 family AAA ATPase, with the protein MTNTPTVTLTVRGAEKRDGGRGIARIADEARQQLGVLSGDTVAVEGNGTTVVKVWPAASTVPENTIQIDAETRTNAGVRIGDEVSVRPISVSDADSITVVPKANFSLDDVDTLERAVKRELLDRPVQSGERARIERLGDAGLFVVTRTNPGGTVRVTNDTNVKVSLSDMVESVSTSSTDADDSTDVTGAAYEDIGGLDDELRRVREMVELPLSNPELFRRLGIDPPKGVLLYGPPGTGKTLIAKAVANEVNAHFVSVSGPEVMSKYKGESEERLREIFTEANENAPAIIFFDEVDSLGGKRDEESDMENRLVAQMLSLMDGLESRGEVVVIGATNRVDAIDPALRRGGRFDREIEIGAPDEGGRREILEVHTRGMPLADDVAVERLAATTHGFVGADLHTLVTEAAMAALRRARDDGADDDALLSVEVTRGDFNTALASVEPSAMREFVAEAPDISFEDVGGLNDAKQTLIEAVEWPLSYSNLFEATRTEPPSGVLLYGPPGTGKTLLARALAGESDVNFVSVAGPELLDRYVGESEKSVREVFDRARQASPAIIFFDEIDALASQRGESHEVTERVVSQLLTELDGLTENPNLVVLAATNRREAIDPALLRPGRLESHIEIPAPGEEGRRKILSVHAGDKPLADDIDLDWLATELEGYTGADIEALVRAASMRAIREAADELTPEEANERADEIVIEQRHFDAAREFVQPTL; encoded by the coding sequence ATGACGAATACACCGACGGTTACGCTTACCGTCCGGGGTGCGGAAAAGCGCGACGGCGGGCGGGGTATCGCCCGAATCGCCGACGAGGCCCGACAGCAACTCGGCGTGCTGAGCGGCGATACGGTCGCCGTCGAGGGGAACGGAACGACGGTCGTCAAGGTGTGGCCCGCCGCGAGCACGGTGCCGGAAAACACCATCCAAATCGACGCCGAAACGCGGACGAACGCGGGCGTCAGAATCGGCGACGAGGTTTCCGTTCGTCCCATCTCCGTCTCCGACGCGGACTCCATCACGGTCGTCCCGAAGGCGAACTTCTCGCTCGACGACGTTGACACGCTGGAGCGGGCGGTGAAGCGGGAACTGCTGGACCGTCCGGTTCAGTCCGGTGAGCGCGCGCGAATCGAGCGACTCGGCGACGCGGGACTATTCGTCGTCACGCGGACGAATCCCGGTGGAACCGTCCGCGTGACGAACGACACGAACGTGAAAGTCTCCCTCTCGGATATGGTCGAATCCGTCTCCACATCCTCCACCGACGCCGACGATTCGACCGACGTCACCGGCGCGGCGTACGAGGACATCGGCGGACTGGACGATGAACTCCGGCGGGTCCGCGAGATGGTCGAACTGCCGCTCTCGAACCCCGAACTCTTCCGCCGGTTGGGTATCGACCCGCCGAAGGGCGTGTTGCTCTACGGCCCGCCCGGAACCGGAAAAACCCTCATCGCCAAGGCGGTCGCCAACGAGGTGAACGCCCACTTCGTCTCCGTCTCCGGCCCGGAAGTGATGAGCAAGTACAAGGGAGAAAGCGAGGAACGCCTCCGCGAAATCTTCACCGAAGCGAACGAGAACGCCCCCGCCATCATCTTCTTCGACGAGGTGGACAGCCTCGGCGGGAAGCGCGACGAGGAAAGCGACATGGAGAACCGACTCGTCGCCCAGATGCTGTCACTGATGGACGGGTTGGAGTCCCGCGGGGAAGTCGTCGTCATCGGCGCGACGAACCGCGTGGACGCCATCGACCCGGCGCTCCGGCGCGGCGGGCGCTTCGACCGCGAAATCGAAATCGGCGCGCCCGACGAGGGCGGCCGCCGCGAAATCCTCGAAGTCCACACCCGCGGGATGCCGCTCGCCGACGACGTGGCGGTCGAACGACTCGCCGCGACGACTCACGGGTTCGTCGGTGCCGACCTCCACACGCTCGTCACGGAGGCGGCGATGGCGGCGCTCCGGCGCGCGCGCGACGACGGCGCGGACGACGACGCGTTGCTCTCCGTCGAGGTGACGCGGGGGGACTTCAACACCGCGCTGGCGAGCGTCGAACCGTCCGCGATGCGCGAGTTCGTCGCCGAAGCACCGGACATCTCCTTCGAGGACGTTGGGGGACTGAACGACGCGAAGCAGACGCTCATCGAGGCCGTCGAGTGGCCGCTCTCGTACTCGAATCTGTTCGAAGCGACGCGGACGGAACCGCCGAGCGGCGTCCTCCTCTACGGCCCGCCCGGAACCGGGAAGACGCTCCTCGCCCGCGCGCTCGCTGGCGAGAGCGACGTGAACTTCGTCTCCGTCGCCGGACCGGAACTGCTGGACCGGTACGTCGGCGAGAGCGAGAAGTCAGTTCGGGAGGTGTTCGACCGGGCGCGACAGGCCTCCCCCGCCATCATCTTCTTCGACGAAATCGACGCGCTCGCGTCCCAGCGGGGCGAGTCCCACGAAGTCACCGAACGGGTCGTCTCGCAACTGCTGACCGAACTCGACGGCCTGACCGAGAATCCGAACCTCGTCGTCCTCGCGGCGACGAACCGCCGCGAGGCCATCGACCCCGCGCTCCTCCGTCCCGGGCGACTCGAATCCCACATCGAGATTCCGGCCCCCGGCGAGGAGGGTCGTCGCAAAATCCTGTCCGTCCACGCGGGCGACAAACCCCTCGCCGACGACATCGACCTCGATTGGTTGGCGACGGAACTGGAGGGGTACACCGGTGCCGACATCGAGGCGCTCGTCCGCGCCGCGTCGATGCGCGCCATCCGCGAAGCGGCCGACGAGTTGACGCCCGAGGAAGCCAACGAGCGCGCTGACGAAATCGTCATCGAGCAGCGCCACTTCGATGCCGCCCGTGAGTTCGTTCAGCCGACGCTATAG
- a CDS encoding HTTM domain-containing protein, whose product MDMFATATNIGERGRTALARRFEIDTRALATFRIFLGFLLLSDLVLRSRDLAVFYTDSGVLPRSVLETRFPGLSHLSIHTISGAAWFQAVLFIVAAIFALLLLVGYRTRVSTAISFVLLVSLHARNPVLLNAGDSLLRRLLLWGIFLPLGERCSVDSLYDEGHDERVVSLASAGLLVQVVVIYTANALFKLRGELWTRGVAVEYVFSLHNLTTFVGDALARYPTILHVFDKFWFTMIVTSALLILLTGWSRAAFASLFIGMHFGMFLTMHLGLFPLISITALLPFLPSVVWDSVDRFVEPVVGARDEARRMSWCERAFPHPRTPKVLNDVRQGIERITPLILTFLLVFVLVWNAATLGYVRTPEQVEDTVNPAEHRWSMFAPEPRGTDGWYVVPGRLESGREVDAFHRGAVRWDRPSDEGLGFPSHRWLVYLLDLQRRDYGTLRPAFAKYVCQRWNETHDDDLTNVSVYYVRQPTRLDGPEPTERVEITNRSCSTRNRDTT is encoded by the coding sequence ATGGATATGTTCGCGACCGCGACAAATATTGGTGAACGGGGTCGCACTGCTCTCGCCCGTCGGTTTGAAATCGACACACGAGCGTTGGCAACCTTCCGGATATTCCTGGGCTTCTTGTTGCTCTCCGATCTGGTTCTCCGGTCGCGCGACCTCGCTGTTTTCTACACAGACTCCGGTGTTTTACCCCGCTCGGTTCTCGAAACGCGGTTCCCCGGGCTTTCTCACCTTTCGATCCACACGATTTCGGGAGCGGCGTGGTTTCAAGCGGTCTTGTTTATCGTTGCCGCCATCTTCGCTCTGTTGCTTCTCGTCGGCTATCGAACGAGGGTTTCGACGGCGATTTCGTTCGTTCTCCTCGTGTCGTTACATGCTCGAAATCCAGTCCTCCTGAACGCTGGAGATTCCTTGCTTCGGCGATTGCTTCTGTGGGGTATCTTCTTACCGTTGGGTGAACGCTGCTCCGTCGATTCGCTGTACGACGAGGGCCACGACGAGCGAGTTGTGAGCCTCGCGTCCGCCGGGTTGTTGGTTCAGGTCGTCGTTATCTACACCGCGAATGCGCTGTTCAAACTCCGCGGCGAGTTGTGGACGCGCGGCGTTGCGGTGGAGTACGTGTTCAGTCTCCACAATCTCACCACGTTCGTCGGGGACGCTTTGGCCCGGTATCCGACGATTCTTCACGTCTTCGACAAGTTCTGGTTCACGATGATCGTGACGTCGGCGCTCCTGATACTCCTGACTGGCTGGTCGCGGGCGGCGTTCGCATCGCTATTCATCGGGATGCACTTTGGAATGTTTCTCACCATGCATCTCGGTCTCTTTCCGTTGATTTCTATCACGGCACTGCTTCCGTTTCTCCCGAGCGTCGTCTGGGATTCCGTGGACCGGTTCGTCGAACCGGTCGTGGGGGCACGCGACGAGGCACGTCGGATGAGTTGGTGTGAACGTGCCTTTCCTCACCCTCGGACGCCGAAGGTTCTGAATGACGTCCGTCAGGGAATAGAACGAATCACACCGCTTATTTTGACATTCCTTCTCGTGTTCGTCCTCGTCTGGAACGCCGCGACACTCGGGTACGTCCGAACGCCAGAACAGGTAGAGGATACGGTGAATCCGGCCGAACATCGCTGGAGCATGTTCGCACCCGAACCGCGAGGAACCGACGGGTGGTACGTCGTTCCCGGGCGACTCGAATCAGGGCGGGAAGTGGACGCGTTTCATCGGGGTGCCGTTCGTTGGGACCGCCCGTCCGATGAGGGGCTCGGATTCCCCAGTCATCGGTGGCTGGTATATCTCCTCGACCTCCAGCGGCGCGACTACGGGACGCTTCGACCGGCGTTCGCCAAGTACGTCTGTCAACGTTGGAACGAAACGCACGACGATGACCTGACGAACGTCTCCGTCTACTACGTTCGGCAACCGACGAGGCTCGACGGCCCGGAGCCGACCGAACGGGTAGAAATCACGAATCGCTCGTGTAGTACTCGAAACCGAGATACGACGTAA
- a CDS encoding pyroglutamyl-peptidase I family protein, with protein sequence MTLLLTGYEPFGDDDENPSEMVARELDGEELGGHEIVGEVLPVEFDAAFEAMRDHIETHDPTAIVATGLAAGRAGISVERVGINVNDSGSTPDNAGAEPRNERIRGGEAAGYFATLPVVSVVESLLDAGIPAHVSNTAGTHLCNNALYSTRAYLERENRDVPMGFVHLPCTPELAAKHAEDGNGTSGASVQPSMPLSMQCAAIRRTFDVTLEE encoded by the coding sequence ATGACGCTGCTCCTGACGGGCTACGAACCCTTCGGCGACGACGACGAAAACCCGAGCGAGATGGTGGCGCGCGAACTCGACGGCGAGGAACTCGGCGGCCACGAAATCGTCGGGGAAGTCCTCCCGGTCGAGTTCGACGCGGCGTTCGAAGCGATGCGGGACCACATCGAAACCCACGACCCGACCGCAATCGTCGCCACCGGTCTCGCGGCGGGACGGGCGGGAATCAGCGTCGAGCGCGTGGGTATCAACGTCAACGACTCGGGGAGCACGCCGGACAACGCGGGCGCGGAGCCGCGAAACGAGCGAATCCGCGGCGGCGAGGCGGCGGGCTACTTCGCCACGCTGCCCGTCGTGTCCGTCGTCGAATCCCTGCTCGACGCCGGGATTCCGGCTCACGTCTCGAACACCGCCGGGACGCACCTCTGCAACAACGCCCTCTACTCGACGCGGGCGTATCTGGAGCGCGAGAACCGCGACGTTCCGATGGGCTTCGTCCACCTCCCCTGTACGCCCGAACTGGCGGCGAAACACGCCGAGGACGGGAACGGAACCAGCGGCGCGTCGGTCCAACCGAGCATGCCGCTGTCGATGCAGTGTGCGGCGATACGACGGACGTTCGACGTGACGCTTGAGGAATGA